In Anopheles gambiae chromosome 2, idAnoGambNW_F1_1, whole genome shotgun sequence, a single window of DNA contains:
- the LOC5667594 gene encoding HIRA-interacting protein 3, protein MEDYRPALSTPCQPNQEPANVEQPVYAQLMPAAVMAVEAYSYEHPSEVGPVPNLVTAVPVIETTHTTAICALDSGPISASETPYPLDNNPPSQQTHSSPSASNGPSTDLSADVQPSTQALYSVAETTACNGVSLPADGSRIDATTMMESSVTEPSSFISDSTSGLHNPVMDVSNDRRPTKATDGNSPSEPSKSSGTLDNETISKNRTENDGDSAMKVQEANNEKLQCESNDGPTQQQEQPTIETHSTPTADEEELVESHHDEDENSSDSVISDEDTENSPNVSSLFKNVVLVQAHTLAAEETDPEEPVTSPAALDETEVDTDPIVTSSVEDIGREEESEADEMVLPAGLFIDETEDVPNGEVMEGVAVGQMGQIVALDAPIIDSNDEYDPHNGIDNGNDGKDTSCNANATTASTKTSDNMDTFSLSSDGEGSRGRSIKQHTSQKCQMRKRNRIAIAEKGRLNDEEKKSKRYKEYHKTSDDPFGSCSNSSSEDVPNDIYFGASDRVYTVSTKLHWQHQKQKGRKHYSRAKVSTDRDDDGVESSDNEEEEWVRRKAKKAEEIARLKLPAYQQQQLQQLVLKKHPKRDRFYDRSQDIPNDIYFGNVNVPLHILHASSSSSSDEEPWPDRSVKSASTVGACSKKYRQSEHVPKKTNSSYSKSSNYRIYKNPSPRAEAASNQGSIRSVHRMKEYLKMAGFRHMRYQKLWQGCETNQDRAEAILRFLQEHGLQGEPTDEKCRELRKQIQLQKEVEVLDTSVIIGSGEGRVTRQRAKKVSESSTTEPVVSNLPEQHLQSKEEKEIQTQPTNCETIEQESQCEQPSSEQQPQQQEQEEQVAHVPSEQCEEPTLPIGENFNGSNTPLNG, encoded by the exons ATGGAAGACTACAGACCGGCGTTATCCACACCTTGCCAGCCTAATCAGGAACCTGCAAACGTCGAACAGCCTGTCTATGCGCAACTAATGCCAGCGGCCGTGATGGCTGTAGAAGCATATTCGTATGAGCATCCTAGTGAAGTGGGACCTGTGCCTAATTTAGTCACAGCGGTGCCGGTCATCGAAACTACACACACAACGGCCATATGTGCCCTTGATTCGGGACCAATTTCAGCTAGCGAAACTCCGTATCCCCTGGACAACAACCCACCATCACAGCAAACTCACTCATCACCGTCTGCCAGTAATGGGCCAAGCACGGATTTGTCAGCAGATGTTCAGCCATCCACACAAGCTTTGTATTCTGTTGCCGAAACAACTGCATGCAATGGCGTGTCATTACCCGCTGATGGTAGTCGCATCGATGCAACAACTATGATGGAGTCCAGTGTAACAGAACCATCTTCATTTATATCGGACTCCACTTCCGGCCTTCACAATCCTGTCATGGATGTGTCTAATGATAGACGACCAACGAAGGCAACCGATGGGAATAGTCCTTCCGAACCTTCCAAAAGCAGCGGCACGTTAGATAATGAAACAATATCAAAAAATCGTACTGAAAATGATGGAGATAGCGCAATGAAGGTTCAGGAAGCAAACAACGAAAAACTGCAATGTGAATCAAACGATGGGCctacacaacaacaagaacagcCGACGATTGAAACGCATTCCACACCTACCGCAGACGAAGAAGAACTGGTTGAATCCCACCACGACGAGGATGAAAACAGTAGCGACTCTGTGATATCGGATGAAGACACTGAAAATTCACCTAATGTTTCATCGCTGTTCAAGAATGTCGTACTAGTACAGGCACACACCTTAGCAGCGGAGGAAACCGATCCGGAAGAACCCGTAACATCGCCGGCAGCATTGGACGAAACAGAAGTGGACACGGATCCAATCGTTACTAGCTCGGTGGAAGATATTGGTCGGGAAGAGGAATCGGAAGCAGACGAAATGGTACTTCCAGCTGGATTGTTTATAGACGAGACGGAAGATGTTCCGAATGGCGAAGTGATGGAGGGTGTGGCTGTTGGTCAGATGGGTCAAATCGTTGCCCTAGATGCTCCTATCATTGATTCAAACGACGAGTACGATCCACACAATGGAATTGACAATGGTAATGATGGAAAGGATACATCTTGTAACGCTAATGCAACAACCGCAAGCACGAAAACGTCCGATAATATGGacactttttctctttcttcagATGGGGAAGGTTCTAGAGGACGATCAATCAAACAGCATACGTCACAAAAGTGCCAAATGCGAAAACGTAATCGAATTGCAATTGCGGAAAAAGGTAGATTAAATGACGAGGAAAAGAAATCGAAAAGGTACAAAGAGTACCACAAAACGAGCGATGA TCCCTTCGGTTCCTGTTCAAACTCGTCGAGTGAAGATGTGCCGAACGATATCTATTTCGGCGCATCCGATCGCGTATACACCGTCAGCACTAAACTACACTGGCAGCATCAAAAGCAAAAGGGCAGAAAGCATTATTCGCGAGCAAAAGTCAGCACCGATCGAGACGATGATGGGGTCGAGTCGAGTGACAACGAGGAAGAAGAGTGGGTCCGACGAAAGGCAAAAAAGGCGGAAGAAATAGCACGCTTGAAACTTCCCGcctatcagcagcagcagttgcagcaattggtgctgAAGAAACATCCAAAGCGTGACCGGTTTTACGACCGTTCGCAGGATATTCCGAATGATATTTACTTTGGAAACGTTAATG TTCCGTTACATATTCTTCATGCTAGCAGCAGTAGCTCGTCGGACGAAGAACCGTGGCCTGATAGGAGCGTGAAATCCGCATCAACTGTTGGTGCTTGCAGCAAGAAGTACCGTCAATCGGAACACGTGCCCAAGAAAACGAATTCTTCGTATTCAAAATCGTCCAACTATCGCATTTACAA AAACCCATCACCGAGAGCGGAAGCAGCATCCAACCAGGGAAGTATACGATCCGTGCACAGGATGaaggaatatttaaaaatggcAGGATTTCGGCACATGCGCTACCAAAAGCTTTGGCAAGGCTGTGAAACCAACCAGGATCGTGCGGAGGCAATATTACGCTTCCTCCAGGAGCACGGTCTCCAGGGTGAGCCAACGGATGAAAAGTGTCGCGAGCTTCGCAAACAAATCCAGCTTCAAAAGGAGGTGGAAGTTTTGGATACGAGTGTGATTATTGGCAGCGGAGAAG GACGTGTAACAAGGCAAAGGGCAAAGAAAGTTTCGGAATCTTCTACTACGGAACCGGTTGTAAGTAATTTGCCGGAACAGCATCTGCAAAgcaaggaggagaaggagataCAAACTCAACCTACAAACTGTGAAACAATTGAGCAGGAATCGCAATGCGAGCAGCCTTCATCAGAACAGCAACCACAGCAACAGGAGCAGGAAGAACAGGTTGCACATGTTCCATCGGAACAGTGCGAAGAACCTACATTACCAATAGGTGAAAACTTCAATGGTTCAAATACACCATTAAACggatga